A genomic segment from Streptomyces sp. NBC_00459 encodes:
- a CDS encoding right-handed parallel beta-helix repeat-containing protein, whose protein sequence is MSRQLLRVSPDQPDSFRTIGEALEKARAGAVIRVRPGRYAENLTVRTRVTIAADGDPGSVEICPRRGSAVVLVADAVMLTDLTLRGGSEDLPVVDAPRGQVAMDGCTVVGSGWTAVLARESGSLAMRDCRVSNPKGAGVVDAASTGSVIEGCLVENTGTSSVVIGEDARTTVRDCRLRDARANGVLASGTAQGLVEYCDISATDKPAIALEGSSGTRIVRTTVHDTSVGVYITSSSRPVLEQVTVLDTTGPGIMLADSADPELVSCRTARTKGSGLAVTERSRGTFRDCEFDQAAAPAIRVIGSSAPTLTGTAVRDCADKNCAVLLEDESSPEFDGLVVSDASAVGIRIRTGANPLVLRARISGPGGHGVEVVEDGRGRLEHCEIDRTGGAALRIASGGRPEVRDSVLREAADSTVSVGAAGIGTLRDCRVETGRASGLVVENGGELTVLRTHVTDCGAHGVLVSNGGRAALTNCQITGSVGDGIRIDSSEPVTVIGCTVRDNRGAGLRQSRAGERLTVEDLNSAGNAAPDAWGDTLPHDVAAASAAGEQGKASPLGPLAELESLVGLADVKHQVRTLVNLNQLSQRRAQLGMPVPPMSRHLVFSGPPGTGKTTVARLYGGILAELGVLRSGHLVEVSRADLVAQVIGGTAIKTMEAFNDALGGVLFVDEAYTLMSDSKGSGADFGREAIDTLLKLMEDHRDEVVVIAAGYTDEMGAFLSSNPGLASRFTRTVEFANYSVGELVTITENMCAGHRYELDPSTLDALARYYERMPRDATFGNGRAARKVFEEMIDRQAHRLSAMPNPAESDLTLLLPEDVADDSAAKADDGPGSEELLAELHAMVGLTAVKNEVTALVNLLTATRQRQAAGLPTPKISQHLIFSGPPGTGKTTVARLYADLLRSLGVLPKGQLVEVARADLVGRYVGHTAQLTKDAFEQALGGVLFIDEAYTLTPEGAGSDFGREAVDTLLKLMEDHRDEVVVIAAGYTHEMARFLASNPGLASRFSRTVEFENYTTDELLDILARTATGYGYDCTPEALTELRAYVDALPRDRSFGNARTARQILETMMTRQAGRIGALPAPDLDDLRMLLPEDLPGIPAPRATY, encoded by the coding sequence GTGTCACGGCAGTTGCTCAGGGTCAGCCCGGACCAACCGGACAGCTTCCGGACGATCGGTGAGGCCCTGGAGAAGGCACGCGCCGGAGCGGTGATCCGGGTGCGGCCCGGCCGTTACGCCGAGAACCTGACCGTCAGGACGCGCGTCACCATCGCCGCCGACGGCGACCCGGGCAGCGTCGAGATCTGCCCGCGCCGGGGCTCCGCGGTCGTCCTGGTCGCCGACGCCGTGATGCTCACCGACCTGACGCTGCGCGGCGGCAGCGAGGACCTCCCGGTGGTCGACGCGCCGCGCGGCCAGGTCGCCATGGACGGCTGCACGGTCGTCGGCTCGGGCTGGACCGCCGTACTGGCCCGCGAATCCGGCTCCCTGGCCATGCGCGACTGCCGGGTCAGCAACCCGAAGGGCGCCGGAGTCGTGGACGCCGCGTCCACCGGCAGCGTCATCGAGGGCTGCCTCGTCGAGAACACCGGCACGTCCTCCGTCGTCATCGGCGAGGACGCCCGTACGACCGTCCGGGACTGCCGGCTGCGGGACGCCCGCGCCAACGGCGTACTGGCCAGCGGCACCGCACAGGGTCTGGTCGAGTACTGCGACATCTCCGCCACCGACAAGCCCGCCATCGCCCTGGAGGGCAGCAGCGGCACCCGGATCGTCCGCACCACCGTGCACGACACGTCGGTCGGCGTCTACATCACCAGCAGCTCCCGCCCGGTCCTGGAACAGGTCACCGTCCTCGACACCACCGGCCCCGGCATCATGCTCGCCGACAGCGCCGACCCCGAACTGGTGAGCTGCCGCACCGCACGGACCAAGGGCAGCGGACTCGCCGTCACCGAACGCTCCCGGGGCACCTTCCGGGACTGCGAGTTCGACCAGGCCGCCGCGCCCGCGATCCGTGTGATCGGCTCCAGCGCGCCGACCCTCACCGGCACGGCGGTACGCGACTGCGCCGACAAGAACTGCGCCGTACTGCTGGAGGACGAGTCGTCACCGGAGTTCGACGGGCTGGTCGTCTCGGACGCGTCAGCCGTCGGCATCCGGATCCGCACCGGCGCCAACCCGCTGGTGCTCCGCGCCCGGATCAGCGGTCCCGGCGGCCACGGCGTCGAGGTCGTCGAGGACGGGCGCGGGCGGCTGGAACACTGCGAGATCGACCGGACGGGCGGCGCCGCACTTCGCATCGCCTCGGGCGGCAGGCCCGAGGTACGCGACTCGGTCCTGCGCGAAGCCGCCGACTCCACCGTCTCCGTGGGCGCGGCGGGAATCGGCACCCTCCGGGACTGCCGGGTGGAGACCGGCCGCGCCTCCGGTCTCGTAGTCGAGAACGGCGGCGAACTGACTGTCCTGCGCACCCACGTCACGGACTGCGGCGCGCACGGCGTACTGGTGTCGAACGGCGGCCGGGCCGCCCTCACCAACTGCCAGATCACCGGCAGCGTCGGCGACGGCATCCGGATCGACAGTTCCGAGCCGGTCACCGTGATCGGCTGCACCGTACGCGACAACCGGGGTGCGGGCCTCAGGCAGTCCCGCGCGGGCGAGCGCCTCACGGTGGAGGACCTGAACAGCGCGGGCAACGCCGCACCGGACGCCTGGGGCGACACACTCCCGCACGACGTCGCGGCGGCCTCGGCGGCGGGGGAGCAGGGCAAGGCATCCCCGCTGGGCCCGCTGGCGGAACTGGAGTCCCTGGTCGGCCTCGCCGACGTCAAACACCAGGTACGGACCCTCGTCAACCTCAACCAGCTCTCCCAGCGCCGCGCCCAACTCGGCATGCCCGTACCGCCGATGAGCCGCCACCTCGTCTTCTCGGGCCCGCCCGGCACCGGCAAGACCACCGTGGCCCGCCTCTACGGCGGCATCCTCGCGGAACTGGGCGTACTGCGCTCCGGACACCTGGTCGAGGTCTCCCGTGCCGATCTCGTCGCCCAGGTCATCGGCGGAACGGCGATCAAGACCATGGAGGCGTTCAACGACGCCCTCGGCGGTGTGCTGTTCGTCGACGAGGCGTACACCCTCATGTCCGACAGCAAGGGCTCCGGCGCCGACTTCGGCCGGGAGGCGATCGACACCCTCCTCAAGCTGATGGAGGACCACCGCGACGAGGTCGTCGTCATAGCCGCCGGCTACACGGACGAGATGGGCGCCTTCCTCTCCTCCAACCCGGGCCTCGCCTCCCGCTTCACCCGGACCGTGGAGTTCGCCAACTACTCGGTCGGGGAACTGGTGACCATCACCGAGAACATGTGCGCCGGCCACCGCTACGAACTGGATCCCAGCACCCTGGACGCGCTCGCCCGGTACTACGAACGCATGCCGCGCGACGCCACGTTCGGCAACGGCCGCGCCGCCCGCAAGGTGTTCGAGGAGATGATCGACCGCCAGGCACACCGCCTCAGCGCCATGCCGAACCCGGCCGAGAGCGACCTGACCCTGCTGCTCCCCGAGGACGTCGCGGACGACTCCGCCGCCAAGGCCGACGACGGCCCCGGCTCCGAGGAACTGCTCGCCGAACTGCACGCCATGGTCGGCCTGACCGCGGTAAAGAACGAGGTGACGGCCCTGGTCAACCTCCTCACCGCCACCCGCCAACGACAGGCGGCCGGCCTGCCCACCCCCAAGATCAGCCAGCACCTGATCTTCTCGGGCCCGCCCGGCACCGGCAAGACCACCGTCGCCCGCCTCTACGCGGACCTGCTGCGTTCCCTCGGCGTCCTGCCCAAGGGCCAGCTCGTCGAGGTGGCCCGCGCCGACCTGGTGGGCCGCTACGTGGGCCACACCGCGCAGCTCACCAAGGACGCGTTCGAACAGGCGCTGGGCGGTGTGCTGTTCATCGACGAGGCGTACACGCTCACCCCCGAGGGCGCCGGCTCCGACTTCGGCCGGGAGGCGGTCGACACCCTCCTCAAGCTGATGGAGGACCACCGCGACGAGGTCGTCGTCATAGCCGCCGGCTACACGCACGAGATGGCACGCTTCCTCGCCTCGAACCCCGGCCTGGCCTCCCGCTTCTCCCGGACCGTGGAGTTCGAGAACTACACCACCGACGAACTCCTCGACATCCTCGCCCGCACCGCCACCGGATACGGCTACGACTGCACCCCCGAAGCCCTCACCGAACTCCGCGCCTACGTGGACGCCCTGCCCCGCGACCGCTCCTTCGGCAACGCCCGCACGGCCCGCCAGATCCTGGAAACCATGATGACCCGCCAGGCCGGCCGCATCGGCGCTCTCCCGGCCCCCGACCTGGACGACCTCCGCATGCTCCTCCCGGAGGACCTCCCCGGGATCCCGGCCCCGCGGGCGACGTACTGA
- a CDS encoding S8 family serine peptidase encodes MRAARTLRFRGAAVAAPLLVALSAAVPAAADSVKLPAVRSALGADESCVAASGEQAGGLPWASAALGHARSLTLSQGAGVTVAVVDTGVSTTAAGLSGRVTALGGAGEDCVGHGTFAAGLIAAAGAADGGPAGLAPQAEILAVRGTDERGNTSAARVAEGIRKAADAGASVIYVGVALADGKAELTDAVGYASREDALVVAPLAPDALPKDRATGDLVAAEPWYWPAAAPGVLAVTGYGPDAGRPDNAPVVSGADLAAPGDSVVGLGPRGKGHFIGSGASLAAAHTAGAAALVRARHPEMSAAEVSRQLTEAAYPAAPPRLDPYAALTTVLAEKAGAVPRPAKAVVPAAVSSEPRQRALVVAGVGAGVLLLVAALAVVVPRGRARGWRPAG; translated from the coding sequence ATGCGTGCTGCTCGTACTCTGCGCTTTCGGGGGGCGGCGGTTGCCGCTCCCCTGCTCGTGGCCCTGTCGGCCGCCGTTCCCGCGGCGGCCGACTCCGTGAAGCTGCCCGCCGTGCGGTCCGCTCTGGGGGCTGACGAGTCCTGCGTCGCCGCCTCCGGTGAACAGGCCGGTGGCCTGCCGTGGGCGTCGGCGGCTCTCGGGCACGCACGGTCCCTGACGCTCTCCCAGGGCGCCGGGGTCACCGTCGCGGTGGTGGACACCGGGGTGAGCACGACCGCCGCAGGGCTGTCCGGGCGGGTGACCGCGCTCGGCGGCGCGGGCGAGGACTGTGTGGGGCACGGCACGTTCGCGGCCGGTCTGATCGCCGCGGCGGGGGCGGCGGACGGTGGCCCCGCCGGGCTGGCACCGCAGGCCGAGATCCTGGCCGTACGGGGCACGGACGAGCGCGGCAACACCTCGGCGGCCCGGGTCGCCGAGGGGATACGGAAGGCCGCCGACGCCGGGGCCTCGGTCATCTATGTCGGGGTGGCGCTCGCGGACGGCAAGGCGGAGCTGACGGACGCGGTCGGGTACGCGAGCCGCGAGGACGCCCTCGTCGTCGCGCCGCTCGCCCCCGACGCCCTGCCCAAGGACCGGGCCACCGGGGACCTCGTGGCCGCGGAGCCCTGGTACTGGCCCGCCGCGGCGCCCGGGGTACTGGCCGTGACCGGCTACGGTCCCGACGCCGGGCGGCCGGACAACGCGCCGGTGGTCTCCGGGGCAGACCTCGCTGCCCCCGGCGACTCCGTGGTCGGCCTCGGGCCCCGGGGGAAAGGGCACTTCATCGGCTCCGGTGCCTCGCTCGCCGCCGCGCACACCGCGGGGGCGGCGGCGCTGGTGCGGGCGCGGCATCCGGAGATGTCAGCGGCGGAGGTGTCCCGGCAGCTGACGGAGGCCGCGTATCCGGCCGCGCCGCCTCGACTGGATCCCTACGCGGCGCTCACCACCGTGCTCGCGGAGAAGGCGGGGGCCGTGCCCCGGCCCGCGAAGGCTGTCGTTCCCGCTGCGGTGTCGTCGGAACCTCGGCAGCGGGCGTTGGTCGTGGCGGGGGTGGGGGCGGGGGTGCTGTTGCTGGTCGCCGCGCTCGCGGTGGTGGTTCCTCGGGGGCGGGCGCGGGGGTGGCGGCCTGCGGGGTGA
- the eccCa gene encoding type VII secretion protein EccCa: protein MVLFRRPARRRGPEMPDGELNLQEPPALPEVVPDSSAVWTYLPMAMMSVSMMFMFMRPGMTRGSGGFIYLALGVMVVAAAAMIVGQAMRRSSERKQRLKGERRDYLRYLGQIRRKVRGAVVDQQRALAWRHPEPAALWSMVGTTRLWERRPRDEDFGEVRVAVGEQKLGLKLTPTSTSPVEDLEPLAAHALRSFIRAYATVPEQPIAIYLRAWARVLFRGDEERIRSVARAVLAQLATFHSPDDLWITLCVSDERRADWEWTKWLPHALHPHDTDGAGPARMTFSAFGELMDSLGAEFEERPQFDPDAVPGREEPFTVIVVDGVTVPTGHRLEGPGFRNTVVLDLSGALAWRPGRVTLRFDVTKDTFGLVRTDRDRKEQTTVLGRPDSLGVVGATALARRIAPYRMGLGTGADAAEPLSMNLELTNLLGIPDLHRHEPARLWQQHTGAGRLRVPIAVGVDGRPVELDIKESAQGGTGPHGMLIGATGSGKSELLRTLVLSLALTNSSETLNFVLVDFKGGATFLGLDELPHTSAVITNLAGEAALVSRMQDALHGELMRRQELLRAAGNYTSALDYEKARASGVPLQPLPSLFVVVDEFSELLAAHREFMELFVMIGRLGRSLGVHLLLASQRLDEGRMHALESHLSYRVGLRTFSAMESRGVLGVPDAYQLPPQPGSGFLKSGVEELTRFRAAYVSGPYEKRGGGAHQVRVASQTVPWTTSYVVPRQLPAPAPDPDAETEETGDTLLSVAVERLRDAGPPAHQVWLPPLDLPATLDQVLPPLTPDPELGLTAVGWAGRGKLTIPLGIVDRPFDQLRDLLTVDVSGAGGHIAVAGGPQSGKSTMVRTLLTSLALTHTPREVQFYCLDFGGGTLAGLSGLPHMSGVAARLDTERVSRTVAEVTSLLAARERFFLDEGIDSMATFRRRRAAGEFPDEQHGDVFLVIDGWSTVRQDFDRYIQTFGAIAARGLNYGIHLIVTTSRWVELTSAIRDQAATHLELRMGDPMDSEIDMRRAKTVPRMPGRGLTRDTKLHYLTALPRIDGVESAEDLTDGVAELVAAVRESWPGPSAPAVRMLPTRLPVAELPAPDAPAGGFRMPIGLEEQELSTVWHDFTETPHLIVVGDTESGKTNLLRVAAQAIMNRYSPAEARIMVVDYRRELVEAVPDEYRLGHAVSIDALKDMVSGAARAVTSRLPGPDITPARMRKADWWNGPRLFILVDDYDMVGTGPMNAPFEPLLNHLALGWEVGIHLIVSRSAAGAGRGIGEALLRRLLEVNTPTLLLSCPPSEGFIIGSLKGRNLPPGRGTLVTRRKSTQVQTSVLGDAGHLSLSGD, encoded by the coding sequence GTGGTCCTGTTCCGCCGCCCGGCCCGGCGCCGAGGGCCGGAGATGCCCGACGGGGAGCTGAACCTTCAGGAGCCGCCCGCGCTCCCCGAGGTGGTGCCCGACTCCTCGGCCGTGTGGACGTACCTCCCCATGGCGATGATGTCCGTGTCCATGATGTTCATGTTCATGCGGCCCGGAATGACCCGCGGCAGCGGCGGGTTCATCTATCTCGCCCTGGGCGTGATGGTGGTCGCGGCCGCGGCGATGATCGTCGGTCAGGCGATGCGCCGCAGCAGCGAACGCAAGCAGCGGCTCAAGGGCGAACGGCGGGACTATCTGCGCTATCTCGGCCAGATCCGGCGCAAGGTGCGCGGCGCGGTCGTCGACCAGCAGCGGGCGCTGGCCTGGCGGCACCCCGAACCCGCCGCCCTCTGGTCGATGGTGGGCACGACCCGGCTGTGGGAACGCCGCCCGCGCGACGAGGACTTCGGCGAGGTCCGGGTGGCCGTCGGCGAACAGAAACTGGGCCTGAAGCTCACACCCACCTCCACCAGCCCCGTCGAGGACCTGGAACCGCTCGCCGCACACGCCCTGCGCAGCTTCATCCGCGCCTACGCGACCGTGCCCGAGCAGCCCATCGCCATCTATCTGCGGGCCTGGGCACGGGTGCTGTTCCGCGGCGACGAGGAACGCATCCGCTCCGTGGCCCGCGCCGTCCTCGCCCAACTGGCCACCTTCCACTCGCCGGACGACCTGTGGATCACGCTGTGCGTGTCCGACGAACGGCGCGCGGACTGGGAGTGGACCAAGTGGCTCCCGCACGCCCTGCATCCGCACGACACCGACGGCGCCGGACCCGCCCGGATGACGTTCTCCGCGTTCGGCGAGCTGATGGACTCCCTCGGCGCCGAGTTCGAGGAGCGGCCCCAGTTCGACCCCGACGCCGTGCCCGGCCGGGAGGAACCGTTCACCGTGATCGTCGTGGACGGCGTCACCGTACCGACCGGACACCGGCTGGAGGGACCCGGCTTCCGCAACACCGTCGTACTGGACCTGTCGGGCGCGCTCGCCTGGCGGCCCGGCCGGGTCACGCTCCGCTTCGACGTCACCAAGGACACCTTCGGGCTGGTGCGCACCGACCGGGACCGCAAGGAGCAGACCACCGTGCTGGGCCGCCCCGACAGCCTCGGCGTGGTCGGCGCGACGGCCCTGGCCCGCCGGATCGCCCCTTACCGCATGGGCCTGGGCACCGGCGCGGACGCCGCCGAACCGCTGTCCATGAACCTCGAACTGACCAACCTGCTCGGCATTCCCGACCTGCACCGGCACGAACCCGCCAGGCTGTGGCAGCAGCACACCGGAGCCGGCAGGCTGCGGGTGCCCATCGCCGTCGGTGTCGACGGCCGGCCGGTGGAACTCGACATCAAGGAGTCCGCGCAGGGCGGCACCGGACCGCACGGCATGCTCATCGGCGCCACCGGCTCCGGCAAGAGCGAACTGCTGCGCACCCTCGTCCTCTCCCTCGCCCTCACCAACTCCTCGGAGACGCTGAACTTCGTCCTCGTCGACTTCAAGGGCGGCGCCACCTTCCTCGGTCTCGACGAACTCCCGCACACCTCCGCCGTGATCACCAACCTCGCCGGTGAGGCCGCGCTGGTCTCCCGGATGCAGGACGCCCTGCACGGCGAGTTGATGCGCCGTCAGGAACTCCTGCGGGCCGCCGGCAACTACACCTCGGCCCTCGACTACGAGAAGGCGCGCGCCTCCGGAGTCCCGTTGCAGCCGCTGCCCAGCCTGTTCGTGGTCGTCGACGAGTTCAGCGAACTGCTCGCCGCACACCGCGAGTTCATGGAGCTGTTCGTGATGATCGGCCGGCTCGGACGCTCTCTCGGCGTCCATCTGCTGCTCGCCTCGCAGCGCCTCGACGAGGGCCGGATGCACGCGCTGGAGAGCCACCTCTCCTACCGCGTCGGTCTGCGGACCTTCTCCGCGATGGAGAGCCGCGGAGTCCTCGGGGTGCCCGACGCCTACCAGTTGCCGCCGCAGCCCGGGAGCGGCTTCCTCAAGTCAGGGGTGGAGGAACTGACCCGCTTCCGCGCCGCGTACGTCTCCGGCCCGTACGAGAAGCGGGGTGGCGGCGCCCACCAGGTGCGGGTGGCCAGCCAGACCGTGCCGTGGACCACGAGCTATGTCGTGCCCCGGCAACTGCCCGCCCCCGCCCCCGACCCGGACGCCGAGACGGAGGAGACCGGCGACACCCTGCTGTCCGTGGCCGTGGAACGACTGCGCGACGCGGGCCCCCCGGCCCACCAGGTGTGGCTTCCCCCGCTGGACCTGCCGGCCACCCTCGACCAGGTGCTGCCGCCGCTCACCCCGGACCCCGAACTGGGGCTCACCGCCGTCGGCTGGGCGGGCCGCGGCAAGCTCACCATTCCCCTCGGCATCGTCGACCGCCCCTTCGACCAGCTGCGTGATCTGCTCACCGTCGACGTCTCCGGGGCGGGCGGCCACATCGCCGTCGCGGGCGGCCCGCAGAGCGGCAAGTCCACGATGGTCCGTACCCTGCTGACCTCCCTCGCGCTCACCCACACCCCTCGTGAAGTGCAGTTCTACTGCCTGGACTTCGGCGGCGGAACACTCGCCGGCCTTTCCGGCCTGCCCCATATGAGCGGCGTCGCGGCCCGCCTGGACACCGAGCGGGTGAGCCGGACCGTCGCCGAGGTCACCTCACTGCTGGCGGCCCGGGAACGCTTCTTCCTCGACGAGGGCATCGACTCCATGGCGACGTTCCGGCGCCGCCGGGCCGCCGGGGAGTTCCCCGACGAGCAGCACGGCGACGTGTTTCTGGTGATCGACGGCTGGTCCACGGTGCGTCAGGACTTCGACCGGTACATCCAGACCTTCGGCGCGATCGCGGCGCGAGGCCTCAACTACGGCATCCACCTGATCGTCACCACCTCCCGCTGGGTGGAGCTCACCTCGGCCATCCGCGACCAGGCCGCCACCCACCTGGAACTCAGGATGGGCGACCCGATGGACTCCGAGATCGACATGCGGCGCGCCAAGACCGTGCCCCGGATGCCCGGCCGGGGCCTGACCCGGGACACCAAGCTGCACTACCTCACCGCGCTGCCCCGGATCGACGGGGTCGAGTCGGCGGAGGACCTCACGGACGGGGTCGCCGAGCTGGTCGCGGCGGTCCGGGAGAGCTGGCCGGGTCCGTCCGCCCCTGCGGTCCGGATGCTGCCGACTCGACTGCCCGTCGCCGAACTGCCCGCCCCCGACGCGCCCGCGGGCGGTTTCCGGATGCCGATCGGCCTGGAGGAGCAGGAACTCTCCACCGTGTGGCACGACTTCACCGAGACCCCGCACCTGATCGTCGTCGGCGACACGGAGAGCGGCAAGACCAACCTGCTGCGGGTGGCGGCCCAGGCGATCATGAACCGTTACTCGCCCGCCGAGGCCCGCATCATGGTCGTCGACTACCGGCGCGAACTGGTCGAGGCCGTCCCCGACGAGTACCGCCTCGGCCACGCCGTCTCCATCGACGCCCTCAAGGACATGGTCTCGGGCGCGGCCCGCGCGGTCACCTCCAGGCTGCCCGGCCCCGACATCACACCGGCCCGGATGCGCAAGGCCGACTGGTGGAACGGCCCCCGGCTGTTCATCCTGGTCGACGACTACGACATGGTCGGCACCGGCCCGATGAACGCCCCCTTCGAGCCCCTTCTCAACCATCTCGCCCTCGGGTGGGAAGTCGGCATCCACCTGATCGTCTCCCGCTCGGCGGCGGGCGCGGGGCGCGGTATCGGCGAGGCGCTCCTCCGCCGCCTGCTGGAGGTCAACACCCCGACCCTGCTGCTGTCGTGCCCCCCGTCGGAGGGCTTCATCATCGGCTCCCTGAAGGGCCGCAACCTCCCTCCGGGCAGGGGAACACTGGTGACACGACGGAAGTCGACCCAGGTGCAGACGTCGGTGCTGGGGGACGCCGGGCACTTGAGCCTGTCCGGCGATTGA
- the eccD gene encoding type VII secretion integral membrane protein EccD, producing the protein MTDTQMAELCRLTVRAPAKTMDLAVPADVPVADLLPAVLGYGGDDLEEAGIDHGGWVLQRLGGEPLDEERTLDSYGLRDGETLFLRPRAEALPEVHLDDLVDGIATTMRERPYGWSPKVSRWLLLGVAIAVLAAGMLLIALPGGSAAPRAVFAMAAGLLLLAGAGAASRAVGDAGAGAALGFMVAPYLALAGWLLPGGALKGPELYEVLGSRLLAATAAGAGGAVLALAVVASFAALFLGLTVVCVFGALAAVLMLAADLPPVHVAGVLAVAAVVLGAFVPSLSFRMSGMRMPPLPTNAQQLQEGIEPHPTATVAARAVLADGWMTSLYGAVGVAALACLAVLAREDDLPETVMAVVLSLLLLLHARGLGNVWQRLSLVAPGVAGLLALVVVAVPQSSPGTRLVSAAGLLAATAGLAIASWTVPGRRLVPYWGRIGEVLHSALAISLLPLSLWVLGVYGALRSING; encoded by the coding sequence ATGACTGACACACAGATGGCGGAGCTGTGCCGACTGACGGTACGGGCCCCGGCCAAGACCATGGATCTGGCCGTGCCCGCCGACGTGCCCGTCGCGGATCTGCTGCCCGCGGTTCTCGGCTACGGCGGTGACGATCTCGAGGAAGCCGGGATCGACCACGGCGGCTGGGTGCTCCAGCGGCTCGGCGGCGAGCCGCTGGACGAGGAACGCACCCTGGACTCGTACGGCCTCAGGGACGGCGAGACGCTCTTCCTGCGGCCCCGAGCCGAGGCGCTGCCCGAGGTGCACCTGGACGACCTGGTGGACGGCATCGCCACCACCATGCGGGAGCGCCCCTACGGCTGGAGCCCCAAGGTCAGCCGGTGGCTGCTGCTCGGGGTCGCGATCGCGGTGCTCGCGGCCGGCATGCTGCTGATCGCGCTGCCGGGCGGCTCCGCGGCGCCCCGCGCGGTGTTCGCCATGGCGGCCGGGCTGCTGCTGCTCGCGGGGGCCGGCGCGGCGAGCCGGGCGGTCGGGGACGCGGGCGCCGGAGCCGCGCTCGGCTTCATGGTGGCGCCGTATCTGGCGCTGGCCGGCTGGCTGCTGCCCGGCGGGGCGTTGAAGGGCCCGGAGCTCTACGAGGTGCTGGGCTCGCGGCTGCTCGCGGCGACCGCGGCCGGGGCGGGCGGCGCGGTGCTCGCGCTGGCGGTCGTGGCCTCGTTCGCGGCGCTGTTCCTCGGCCTCACCGTGGTCTGTGTGTTCGGGGCGCTGGCGGCGGTGCTGATGCTCGCGGCGGATCTGCCGCCCGTGCATGTCGCCGGGGTGCTCGCGGTCGCGGCCGTGGTCCTCGGGGCGTTCGTGCCGTCGCTGTCGTTCCGTATGTCGGGCATGCGGATGCCGCCGCTGCCCACCAACGCCCAGCAGTTGCAGGAGGGCATCGAACCGCATCCCACCGCCACGGTGGCCGCCCGCGCCGTGCTCGCCGACGGCTGGATGACATCGTTGTACGGCGCGGTGGGCGTGGCCGCACTGGCCTGTCTCGCGGTGCTGGCCCGGGAGGACGACCTGCCCGAGACGGTCATGGCGGTGGTGCTGTCCCTGCTGCTCCTGCTGCACGCGCGGGGCCTGGGGAACGTCTGGCAGCGGCTGTCGCTGGTGGCTCCGGGCGTGGCGGGTCTGCTGGCGCTGGTCGTCGTCGCCGTTCCGCAGTCCTCGCCGGGGACACGGCTGGTGAGCGCGGCGGGTCTGCTGGCGGCCACGGCGGGTCTCGCCATCGCCTCCTGGACCGTGCCCGGGCGGCGGCTCGTGCCGTACTGGGGGCGGATCGGCGAGGTGCTCCACTCGGCCCTGGCGATCAGCCTGCTGCCGCTCAGCCTGTGGGTGCTCGGCGTGTACGGCGCGCTGCGGTCCATCAACGGCTGA